The Shewanella mangrovisoli genome has a window encoding:
- a CDS encoding DUF2878 domain-containing protein encodes MSSMAGTILNISKHQGFIFYNALSFQCVWWTGVLFGNSALLLSIPLLVLHFILLSRVETAAAIPRDLSTMLKIGLLGMAVDSLLTLAGVFEFSAFPAWLACLWLHFAVSLHHSLKLIRDFAMVLQAILGAVFGSLSYLAGAAFDAVSLPYGEGVSAVILAIIWALLLPLFITLSRGHRSMG; translated from the coding sequence ATGTCCTCTATGGCGGGAACCATACTCAATATCTCAAAACATCAGGGCTTTATATTCTACAACGCCTTGAGTTTTCAGTGTGTTTGGTGGACTGGTGTGTTGTTTGGCAATAGCGCGCTGTTACTGAGTATCCCTCTGTTAGTGCTGCATTTTATATTACTGTCGCGAGTGGAAACCGCCGCAGCTATCCCTCGGGACTTAAGCACAATGCTTAAGATTGGGTTACTCGGTATGGCAGTTGATAGCTTGCTAACGTTGGCGGGTGTATTTGAATTTTCGGCTTTTCCCGCTTGGCTGGCTTGCCTCTGGTTACATTTTGCGGTGAGTTTGCACCATAGTCTTAAGCTTATTCGCGACTTTGCGATGGTATTACAAGCCATTTTAGGCGCCGTCTTCGGCAGCCTGAGTTACTTGGCTGGGGCTGCATTTGATGCCGTGAGCCTTCCCTATGGTGAGGGCGTTTCTGCGGTGATCCTCGCGATTATTTGGGCGCTGTTATTGCCTCTTTTCATCACACTCTCGCGCGGCCATAGGTCTATGGGGTGA
- a CDS encoding chalcone isomerase family protein: MLHLSSILSAMFSRRRYLGALCGLLLPVAGYSATPAAIENTLTSGLVEVGRGEMDWLWFNVYKAKLMTNTGKYQSGIYPQLLDIEYYRDIEADDLLEATAEQWRHLGYTKDEIANWLQLLKGIWPNVVPGDHLSFKLIDAQRSQFFFNGQPLGIIEEPKLAEAFLAIWLSTNTSRPTLRAQLLGEKSCDC; encoded by the coding sequence ATGCTTCATCTTTCATCCATATTGTCAGCGATGTTTTCAAGAAGGCGATATCTTGGCGCCCTGTGTGGATTATTGCTGCCAGTCGCAGGATATAGCGCCACGCCTGCGGCCATCGAAAATACCCTGACCTCTGGGCTAGTTGAGGTGGGCCGAGGTGAGATGGATTGGCTCTGGTTTAATGTCTATAAAGCCAAACTGATGACCAATACGGGTAAGTACCAGAGTGGGATTTATCCGCAGTTATTAGACATTGAATATTATCGGGATATTGAGGCGGATGATCTGTTAGAGGCGACGGCAGAACAGTGGCGACACTTAGGCTACACCAAGGATGAGATTGCCAATTGGCTGCAATTACTCAAGGGGATTTGGCCTAATGTTGTGCCTGGCGATCATTTAAGTTTCAAACTCATTGATGCGCAGCGCAGTCAGTTCTTTTTCAATGGACAGCCGCTTGGGATTATCGAAGAGCCCAAATTAGCCGAAGCTTTTCTGGCGATTTGGTTATCGACCAATACCAGCCGGCCAACCTTAAGGGCGCAATTATTAGGAGAAAAATCATGCGATTGCTAA